A stretch of DNA from Anaerobacillus isosaccharinicus:
ATCGAGGAAGGCAATATTGGGAAGATTCAGTCGATTGAGAGTCGAGTGTTTGGTACAGGTGGTGCCTTCTTTGGTTGGCGCAGTTTTCCTGAATATGGCGGTGGAATGATACTGGACTGGGGGGTACATCTCTTTGATCAATTACTAGATATGTTTCCTAATACAAAAGTAACAAGTGTGTATGCGAAACTGATGACCGTACTTGACCAAAAGGTAGACGACTACTTCAAGGTGACTCTTACATTGGAGAACGGACCATTGTTACATGTCGAGGTGGGGACTTACGCGTTTTATAAGTTACCACGATGGTATGTAATTGGTAATGATGGGACGTTACAAATAGATGATTTTGATTGCCAAACAGGTGGGTATACGAAACCACGTTACACCGATAATCCGGTAGCAGAGGTAGTGGTTATGACGTCAGCAGGGCCTACGCGAATGATGGCTCCGCGTCCACCGGAAACAAAAGAGGACTTTCCGCTCCCAAAGGTAGAAACAGACTGGACAGAACTTTATCAAAATTTAGTTGGAGTGATGGAAGGGAAAGAAGAACTTCTAATTAAGCCACACCAAGTTCGTAGAGTCCTAGAACTAATTGAAGTAATCTTTAAATCAGCAAATGAAGCCCGGTCATTAGAGGTTAGTATTTAATTAAGCCTAAAAAAACTATTAAGAATCGCTAATAGTTGTAGCTTGATTTGGCAGGTTTATTTAAATAATGAAATTAACACGACAGAGGTGTAAAACATGACTTGGACACTTTCAAGCGAAAAGCTTGATCAGCAAAATATAGTAATCGATGAAAGCTTATTTGCATTAGGAAATGGTTATTTAGGAATTCGTGGGAATTTTGAAGAAGGATACCCTGAAGGATTTAAATCTATTCGTGGAACATATATCAATGCCTTTCATGATATCACAGAGATTCAATATGGAGAAAAGCTATTTGCATTTCCAGAAACACAACAAAAGCTATTAAATGTTATTGATTCTCAAACAATAGAAATTCATATTGATGGCGAGCACTTTTCATTAGAGAATGGAGAGGTTGTTTCGTTTGAGAGAAAGCTACATCTTGATCGAGGCTATTCTGAAAGAATTATTCATTGGAAATCACCTAATCAAAAAGAAGTAAAGCTGATCATCCGACGCCTTGTTTCTTTTTCAAAAAAAGAGCTATTTGCTATTGATATTCAAATCATCCCTATTTCGATGATTAATGAAATAAAACTCTTTTCTACGATTGAGGGTGATGTTTCCAACTATGTTGATAAAAATGATCCTCGCTTAGCATCAGGACATGCAAAGCTACTTTCAGTGATCGATGTCCGTCGTGACGAAAATGTCAACATCGTTCAGAATAAAACTGAGACTTCGAATTTAGAAATTGCCTGCATTTCCGAAAGTATTGCATCGGTTGAGTATGATTGTGATGTGACAGTAACGAATACAGGCATTCGTGAGAGCCTAACCTTCCCTGGTAGTGAGCGAATTCAATTTACAAAACTTAACGTCTATGTAGATACGCTTCGACACGGTCCAGCCATTGTTGAAGCGGGGCTAGGTGTAATTCAAAATGCTAGAACTGAAACGTTCGAAGAAATGCTAGAAGCACAAAAGCAATATTTAGATCGCTTTTGGAGCAATGCAGATATCGAAATAAAAGGTGACGAAAAACTACAAGAAGGAATTCGCTTTAATCTGTTTCAACTACTTCAGTCTGTAGGTAAGGATGGAGTTAGTAACATTGCCGCCAAAGGATTGTCTGGAGAAGGCTATGAAGGACACTACTTTTGGGATACGGAGATTTATATTTTGCCAGTGTTTACAATGACAAATCCGCAAATTGCGAAAAAGTTGTTAAAATACCGTCATTCCATTTTAGAATTTGCAAAGGCTCGGGCCAGAGAAATGGGTCATAAGCAAGGCGCCCTTTTTCCGTGGAGAACAATCTCAGGAACCGAATGCTCTGCATTTTTCCCAGCAGGAACTGCTCAGTACCATATAAGTGCAGATATTGCTTATAGCTATATTCAATATTACTTGGTCACTGGAGATCTTGAATTTTTAAAAGAATTCGGAGCAGAGGTATTATTTGAAACAGCTCGGCTATGGATCGATGTTGGTCATTATTATGAAGGAACGTTCCGAATAGACGATGTCACAGGTCCTGATGAATATACATGTATCGTTAATAACAACTATTACACGAATGCAATGGCAAAGTGGAATTTGTCTTGGGCGGCAAAAGTTGCTGACATGATCAATAGTGAACAAGTTTCGAAAGAAGAAGCGAAAGAGTGGCAAGAAGCAGCAGAAAAAATGTACTTGCCTTATGATGAGAAGGTACAAATTAATCCGCAAGATGATACATTTTTACAAAAAGCGGTATGGGACTTTGAAGCAACACCAAAAGAAAAGTATCCACTACTGCTACATTATCATCCACTAACACTTTATCGATATCAAGTGCTAAAACAGGCTAATACAGTTTTAGCTCATTTCTTACTAGAAGACGAGCAAACGTTGGAAACAATGAAGCGTTCTTATGATTACTACGAAAAAATTACAACACACGACTCTTCTTTGTCGTATTGTATATACAGCATTATGGCAGCAAAACTTGGTTATAAAGATAAAGCGTATAACTACTTTATCGAGACCGCCCGTCTTGATCTAGATAATACCCACGGTAATACGAAAGACGGACTTCATATGGCGAACATGGGTGGAACATGGCTAGCGATTGTTTATGGCTTTGCAGGGATGCGTGTAAAAGAAAATGGAATTTCCTTTGCGCCATTTGTTCCTGAACAGTGGCAAGGGTATTCGTTTTTTGTTCAATATCAAAATCAGAAGTTAAAGCTAGAGCTTACCAAGACAGATTTGAATATTACGTTAGTTGAAGGTGACGAGTTAGAAGTAACTGTTTATGATGAGGTCTTTGTTGTTCAAAAAAGCGCAGCGAATAGCATTAAGCTCCGTTAATATATAGAGAAACCCATAGCAGTTTATCCTGCTGTGGGTTTCTTTATTAGTTACCATGAACATTTAATATTAAGAAATACTGGACGGCAACCTTTTATTAATAATGGTGACATTACAGTTGTATTTGATTCTTGGACGAAAGACTGGAAGAGTTTGTGGCCTTTTATGAATTAAATTTCTAAATTTTCTACATAGAAAATTTAGAAAAGAGAGGTTCCGCAGTCTCTGCGATAAGGAGAGCTAAAGAAGGCCCCATGGAAAAGTCATTAAACTTTACCAATTGATTCAGTCTTTTATAGTATTTAATTGCTTACCAACTAGTTATCTTAAAGAAATAGAACTATTGGCAAGGGTGAAATATCGTGCTTTTCGAAAATCTAACTGAACAAATAAAAGAATATCCAAAATTATATGAAGTAATTCAAACTATGCTTCGTGAAGATTTTATTATAACCAATATTTCGGCAAGTTCTATGTTAGTTGGTACGAAGAGGAGATGCGGGAGTTTTATGAAAACAACTAACGGTGTGGACAGCAAAAAAAGCTTACCCGCGATCGAAACAATGCTGATCAGGGTGAGCTCTTTTTTGCTAAGGTATTAACATCTGATGGAAGATCATTTCCTAGACCGGTATTTATTATAGGGAAAAAAGATGCTTCTAACGATAGTGAAGATGTAATTGTATGTACTTGCACTAGCCAACCATCAAGAACTAGTTATGATAAATTAATACAGTTAAAAGAACCGACATGTGTAAGAACTAATAAAATATATACGATTAGTAAAAAGCAACTAGAATTTAAGATTAGACATAATATAGAAGCAAGTAAATTAAGAGAAATTATAGATTCAGCAAATAGCGCTATAAGTAATAAAATTTAAGATTTTATCCTACATATATTAATGTCGATTAAAAATCATATATATAACGACTCGGTTTCTTGCTAAAGCAAGGGACTGGGTTGTTTTTTATTGGACTTTCGGCTGTCAGTCAGAAGAAGTCCAGACTAAACGGGTGGTCAGAGCAACTAGGACAGTGGTTCCTTTATTTACTTTAATAATGCTATTTTGAGAGAGTTTGAGGACACTAGTTCCGTTAAAAGTCAAAAAAACGCGTATTTTTCATCTGATATTGGCAAATAACGTACCTGGTGGCCGATAAAGTTAAGAATAGTAAGAAATTCGCAATATAACGGATCTGGTGTCCACCTATTCGGTGTCAGACACCACAAAAAGACAAAAGGTTGTAAATGTCTTTTTGAGATGGACGTTTACAGCCTTTTTATGACGTGTATTTTTACTTTTTCTCGCAGCGAAAGGATCGAGCAGACAATAGTATTTAAATCTCGTTCTTTAACAATTCCTCATTAATAATAAGTCTACCTTGTTGATCTCTTTCAATCATACTATTTCCTTCAAGTTTATTCATAATTCTACTAACCGTTTCCCGCGTAGAGCCTATGATACAAGCTAACTCTTTGTTTTGAAATGGAGTTAGAAATAAAATGGTTCCATTTGAAAGGCGGACTCCGTGTTTTTTGGCTAGTCGTAAAAGGAGTTTAATGACTTGCTCATGGATACTACTTAATAGTTTTTCTTCTAAGCGACATTGAAGATCAATCATTTTTTCTCCCATTACTTTTAAGAGAATGATGCTAATGCTCGGATAGTCTGTAAGTAATTTTCTAATGTTTTCGCTAGGAACATATAGCAAATGAGTATCTTCTAAAACTAATGCGCTAGCAGGGTATCCTCTATTGTCAAAATAATAACCGAGATGTGGAAACATCTCTCCATCATTACAAACTCCTACTAGTTGTTCTCTCCCATGGTTATCACCTCTTGAGATTTTGACTCGACCATTAAATAAGAAATAAATGGAGTGAAAACGATCCCCTTGTAGAAAAATATGATTATTTTTTTTAACTTTTTTGTAAGAAAAATAACATGACATTTCCTTTAGTTCTATTTCATCTATGTTAATAAAGGACGGAAATTCACTGAGAAATGTATGTACTTCATTTTCATAAAAAAAACCCATAGTTCACCCCACAAAAAAATAGTTTTGGAAACGTGATTTAGATCACGTTAATGATAATGATAATCATTTACAATCTTAATTGTAATCTAATTGAGTTTAATTATCAATAAGCGAGGGGAAATTATCATGACACAAACAACGAAACGATTACCTACACATTTGTTTCTAGCATCTTTAGGTAAGACAATGTTAAGACCTGGAGGAAGAGAAGCATCTAATCGAATTATTGAGGCTTGCCAAATTACAAAAGATACGAAAGTTCTTGAAGTAGCACCAAATATGGGGACAACAGCTATCCATTTAGCTAAAACATTTGGTTGTCATGTGACAGGAATTGATATTCATAAAGAAAGTGTTGAGAAGGCGAAAGAAAATATTAGTGCTCATAACCTTAACGAACTAATCGAAATCCAACATGGGAATGCCCTTGAACTTCCTTTTGACGATAACACATTTGACGTGGTTATTAATGAAGCGATGTTAACGATGCTCCCAAATGAACATAAGATGAAGGCTATTTCAGAATATTATCGCGTTTTAAAACCAGGTGGAAGACTTGCGACCCATGATTTACTTCTTAAGCAAGACCCAAGTGACGCAAGTGTCGAGGAGCGGTTAAAAGAAATGCGAAAGCTAGTAGTCGTGAATGCTCAACCTTTAACTGAAGATGGTTGGAAACAAATTTTTGCAGTTTGTCCTTTTAAAGAGTTAAACAACCAGTCAGGTAAAATGTGTTTACTTACATTGAAAGGTTTAATTGTAGATGAAGGCTGGGATAAACTCATTGAAATGATCGAAAATGCGAAAAAGGATCAGGATAAACTTGATTATTTATTTCAGTTAATCGAAGCGTTTGATGACAATGATGATTTATATGGTCATATCACGTTTACAGCAGTAAAGTAGTTGAGCAGAAGCCTAATTGGAGTGATGGAAATGAGCTTGCTAGTTCAATTTAATGAAGTAACGAAAAAATATAATGATCAAACCGTTATAGATAAGTTTTCATATCGGTTGAAAAATGGAGAAGTAATTGCATTGTTGGGTCCTTCTGGTTGTGGAAAAACAACGATTTTAAATTTAACGGCAGGATTAACAAATCATACCGCAGGAGAAATTCAACGCAATACAGATGACATTGGTTACGTATTTCAAGAGCCGAGGTTAATTCCGTGGAAGACAGTTTTGGATAATGTCGTTTTTGCTGTAAAGAGCGGCAGTAAACAAGATAAGTTGGAGAAAGCACACCATTTGTTAGCAAAAGTTGGACTAGAGAAATCTATGAAATGTTATCCAAAACAATTATCAGGCGGAATGAGACAGCGTGTTTCCATTGCGAGAGCATTGGTTTCAAATCCTAAGATTATTTTAATGGATGAGCCGTTTTCAGCTTTAGATGTTTCATTAAAAAGAGAACTGCAAGAAGATGTCATTTCTATTATCGAAGAAAAAAATATCGGAATTGTTTATGTGACACATGATCCCGAAGAAGCTGTAAGAATGGCAGATCGCATCATTATGTTAGAAGATAAACTATGTAAAGTAAAAAGAGAGATCTCGTTAGAAAGAGTACGCAAAAAGAGGGATCATCATTATATCCAAAAAATGAAATGTGAACTAAGCGAATGTATAATTGGAGGTCAAAGTAGATATGTTGAAACAGTATAAAACCCAAGTATTATCAAGCATTTTTATCCTCTTACTAGCATTAGTTGTGGGATGCTCAGCAGAAGAGAAAACAACTATTGATAGTGATCAAAAAGATATAAGTACTGAAACCGAAGTGGTAGAAGAGGCACCGGCACTCTCGAATTTAACCATTCAAGCTCCGATGGGAATTTCAATTGCTGCACCTATTTATAAAGTGCTAGAAGATAATGAGTTACATAGTCTTGTAGATGAAGTTACATTTCTACCTTGGAAAAACCCAGATGAGTTACGCTCAAGAATTGTAAGTGGTCAAGCGCAAGTATCAGCAGTTCCTACGAATGTTGCTGCCAATTTATACAATAAAGGAATGGATGTGCAATTAATTAACACTCTTGTTTGGGGAATGCTCTACATGATTGGTCCAGACGGTGAAGAGGTAACTTTTGAAAACTTAAAAGGAAAGACGATTCATGTTCCATTTAGAGGTGATATGCCTGACTTGGTTTTCCAATATTTATTGCAAAAAAACAATCTAGATATAACAAAGGATGTAACGATTGAGTATGTTGCAACACCACAAGAGGTTGTCCAATTATTAGCATCAGGTAAAGCAGAGTATGCGATTTTACCAGAGCATACAGCTTCGCTTGCCGTAGCAAAAGCAAATAAAGAAGGACAAAACGTTAAGAAAACGATGAACTTACAAGCGGAATGGGCAAAGGTAACTGGTAAGGAGCCAAGAATTCCTCAAGCAGGTATTATTGTGACTGGTGAACTAGTGAGGGAATACCCAGAAGTAATCGAAGAACTTCAAAATCAAATAGCCCAGTCAGTTCAATTTTTAAATGAACAACCAGCAGAGGGAGCTGAGTTATTAGCCAAGTATCAAGAAGGTCTTGAAGCACCATTTATTGAAAAACTAATTCCAGCTATTAATTTACAATTTGTTCCGGCACAGGATGCTAGAGAAGAACTTGAATTTTTCTTTACTGAATTGTCAACGGTCTCGCTAGACATTATTGGAGGTAAACTCCCAGATGAAGGTTTCTACTACCAAAAATAAACGAAACTATATGATACAAATTTGTTCAATATTACTTTTACTTTGTGTTTGGTTCGGTTTGTCGCTTCATTTTCCTAGAATTCTAATTGCCTCTCCAATGGAAACACTACTAGCCTTAATGGGGATGGTCGAAAGTGGGGAGTTACAAAACCAATTAGTTCTTTCGGCTACAAGGATGATGATAGGATTTATGATTGGGATGTCGATTGCGGTTATTTTTGGCTTACTTGCGGGAAGATTTTCATTTGTTTATGAAGCATTTCGACCGATTATATCGTTAATTCTAGGTATTCCTCCAATCATCTTAGTCGTTCTTACGATGGTATGGTTTGGAACAGGTGCACTGGTACCAATTGTTGTTATAGCTGTTCTTGTTTTTCCTACTTTTTTTCTAAATACGGCAGAAGGTTGGCGAAATATAGACCAGCAATTGCTTGAAATGGCAACAGTTTATAATAGCAGTCCGTTTCATACGCTGAAAAATATTATTTTACCTGGACTAACAGTACCTATTTTTACTGCTGTTTCATTAGCTGTGGGAGCTGCGGTTAGAGTTGGAATTATGGCTGAATTACTAGGGTCTGATAGTGGAATTGGCTTTTCATTAGCTTTAGCTCGAATAAATATCGATACTGCAAAAGTATTTGCTTGGACGATTGTTAGCATTTTGATCATTATTACCATTGATCATCTAATTATTAGTCCGTTGAAAAAAATTATCTTGAAATGGGATGTTAAGGAAGGGTAGCACGGGATTAGCGGAAATTAGTCACCAGCTAACATTAATACAATTCAACCAAAATAAAAAAGTAAATAGTGATAAGGAATTATTATTATAGACTCTCGGAATAAATGATGAGTTTATCGAAGATTTGTAAAAAATTTACTGGGAATTTCATTAACAGGACAGCAAAGTGATGTGTTTTCATAGTGTTTTCAAAAAAGTGTATACCAAATAAGCCTACGGCTGCTATTTTTTAAAAATGACTAGGCGCTCTTAGAAAAGATGATTTCTTGGATGTTCAAAGTCTCTTTCTGACTACTGTACCAAGCATCTATGTGTTGACACATCATGATTGAATATAAGCGGACATACCACATTTTTGTAGAGCGATGACGCCCAGATTCTAAGTGATAGTCGACTTTTTCTCTTTTGTTCGAACGTTCAACTGAAGTTCTTCGTTTATAAATCAGTTTCCACTTTTCAGAAGACCTCGGTGTTTTAGTGAACAGACGAAGATTATCTTGCTTAAACGTATGAAATGTCCGGCCATACTTCGCTTTAGAACACGGAGTGGAACATGTATTTTTCGATCCGCAAGCTAGTGGACAACGCCACTTTTGGCGGTTTTGAGATATGTCAAAACCGTTGGGTTTCATTTCCTTACCGATTGGACAAATAGGCACGCCTATGGGAGAAATTTGAATATCACTTTCCGTACTGAAGTTTTTCTTTGTTCGAACATTAAGATCAATAAACGGTTCCACATTATGATGGTCCAGTAATTCGTAAATCGGTTCTGCATCATGTGCGGCATCGAGAAGGATTTTATCAATTGTGCCCAAGGTGTACCGTTGCGAAAATTCAATTGAGCTAACCACTAGGCTGACTGAATCATGCCGGGAAGCAGGATGTAGCCGTGGATATAGCGGTAAGTCGAATCGGCTATCGCTAGTGGATATCATGTAGAGATGATATCCGTTGAAGTACCTCTCCCTTGAACTATCCCAACCTGAGTCGATGTCAGGTTGAGAATATCGACGAGGATGAGTACAATTCGTTAGTCCTTGGGCACTACAATCACAAATAGGTTTGCTTCTTGGGTAACTCGCTGTTTCCACAGGTGTCCCATCTCCAACAACACCAAGGGAATGGGGATCTCCAAGCAAACCCAATCTCGCTGAAACCTCAAGAAATTGAGATTGAAAAAACGCGTATAATTGATCTCCCGGCAATTGTTTTTGTTTTGAACCATGGCGTAAATGACGATCTACTAATTTTCTAATAATACCAGGGTTTCTAGGAGTTGCTTTTTCACCCTTTTTCGGTTTTTTCTTCTGCTTCTTTTTTCGTTTGAGCTTAATAAAAGGTTTTACATTAGCCTTCTCAAAACCTGATAGCCGTCTGAAGAAGTCATAAAAAGTACCGACCCCTGGAACATCCCCAGGTTCAAAGCCGCTAAGGATCGTGTAAAGAGGAACACGATGGAGTTGGTTCACCCATTCTGTAATACTCAGGGTCGGACTTGTCAATAAACACAAAAGATAAGAGCGAAGCATGGAAGCAGGATCACGTGGCTCAGGACCTTTAACTGAATATGAATCATGAAGCCACGTAGTGGTAAACGAAAGATCCGTGATCCATAACTTCGAGATAATAGTCCAATCTTTTTGTACGAGAGTCAGTATACCGCCTGAGTAATGAGTATTTAATTGGTCTAAAACGAAGTTTTGATATGAGATATGTGGTATTAGCGCAGGTTTCATTTAAATCCCCCATTTCACCGTATTGTTAGGAAGTCAATTCCTCCTCGGCGATTATTGGGGTTCCACTAAAAAGTCAAGTGTTTTTTTAGTTTTTTTATGATATTTTTCAACAATTAATTTCCAATTGAAGAAGAAAACTAAAGTAAAAATCCCACCTAGAAATAGGAGGGATACAAATAAATTGGTTCAAGAAAACCTTGAGCCACAAGGCTCGGCAAATGCCGAGAGTCTATTTATTATACGAGGAGGAAATAAAATGCAAGAACTAATTAAGAATATCGAGTTATCAAAAAGTATTGATTTTAATAGTTTAGTAAGTCCAAAAGAAGGTCAAATTGAGACAGTGACATTAGCCCAGAAAAAAGGTGTCGGTGTAACCTTATTAGCCTTTGGTAAAGGTGAAGGTGTTGGACCTCATGCAGCAAAAGGAGATGCACTCATTTACATTCATGAAGGTGTTGCAACGGTTAAAATCGGCGAAGAAATAATGGAAGCAACAAAGGGACAAATGGTTGTTATGCCAGCAAACATCCCCCATCAAGTAACGGCAAAGGAAGATATGTCATTTCTTCTTGTAGTAGTTAAAGAGGATTAACATGAAATATTTAAAAAATGTTCAGCCGTATTTACCACTAGCAGCAACAGATGTAGTTTCTCATACAGGAAAAAAGATTGCAAGTAAGGCATTTATCAATAGCGAACATACAGAAGTTAGATTTTTTTCCTTTGCAAATGGTGAAAGTATTGATAAAGAATACTATGAAATGGAAACAATCTTTCACATTTTAGAAGGTGAAGTAAAAATTTCCTATAATGAAGTCGATGAAATCATTTTAAAAGCCGGTGAGATCTTAGCGCTTGAAGCAGAAATAAATTATGGTGTAGAAGCCCTAACAGATGCTAAATATTTTAATATTCTTGTAAAAGGGTGACACCCGTGTAAATTGGGGTCAGACACCCTAAAAAGACAAAAAGACCATAAATGTCCGTTTGAGATAGACAATTTGGAGTTATTGTTTCTAAAAAACCTCCCTCTATAAATATTGATATATCAACGGTTTGAGCCGTCGTTGAAGTGCCAAAAAAATATTTTTCGACACGACCACTAACATTATTTTTATAATATGTGAAACTATACCAATTGGTGGGTGCGCTACGCGGTCACTACTGGATTTTAATGGTAAGTAGTGCTAAGAATTATATGATGCACAATGGATCTCTGCGTAGCTTATGATGACGTACCCTCCCATGTCTCTGGGCATCTATGTGCCTACATTCCTTCGTTCGGTCTAGTCATAAGGCAGAGGCTAGCGAAGCTCCTTTAGGGACTCTAGGTCGAATGGTGAAAATAGTGCCAGCTTCTCCGTGTCATCCTGTTATCTAGGTCTATTAAAAGGGTGTAGGGTTTTATACAGCCTCTACGAGACTAGGGATATCCCTCATCATTCGCTGTGCATCGAATGCTTTGTGCTTTGTACTAATTCCATGTAAAACTTTTAGTAGTTTTCCGCAAAGGACCACAATTGACTGCTTCTTACGTAACGGATTGATCGAGCGATTCGTGTAATATTCATGTAGTTTACGAAATGCTTCATTGTGACGGAGCATCGGCATCATGACACGAAATAGGAGTGCTCGTAACTTCCTTCTTCCTCGTTTAGAAATACGTTTTTGGCCTTTGTGCTGCCCCGATGAATTTTCACGTAATGTAAGTCCCGCTAGTTTGATAAGTTGGCGTGGATCTTCATAGTGTGAAAAGCTACCGATTTCAGCTAGAAGGTCAACGATTGTCGAGTCTCCAAGACCCGGAACCGTCTTGAGCGATTCGTATTCTACAGAAGTTTGTACGAGTTCTACTAATTGTTGTGTGATGTCATCGATTTTTTTTTCTAATTGGTGATAACGTTGAACGAGTGTGGTGATTTCATAACGGGCCATCTGACGTCCTTCAGTTATTCCAATTGAATTTGCAGCGACTTCAATTAGGCGCATAGCTTTCGGTTTCTGAGGAGATTTTATCCCATCAACCTCTCGATAAAGAGTCATTACCTCTTCAAGTTGTCTCTCATGAAGATCACTTGGAAATGGTGTACATTCCAGTACTGCTAACGCCATTTTCCCAAACGAGGGAAACACTTGTGTAAACTCAGGAAAATAACGATCTAACCAGCGAATCATCATATTTTTGACAGCACCCAACTCCTCTGTCAATTTACTTCTAAAAGTCGAACCTGCACGAAGCTCAGCTTCCATATCTTTTAATATTCTTGGGTAGCTGAAACGGCCATCTTTGACCAAGCGGGCAATCACTAACGCATCTTTACGATCATGCTTTGTTGGAAGGTTGTCATCCAACTCTTTTGATCGTTTCACATGCATCGGATTGGTCATGACAAGAGAAATACCAAGATCCTCTAGAAAGTAGGCTAGATTAAGCCAATAATGCCCTGTAGGCTCAATACCGACGATGACTTCCGATTTATCATGTTCTCTTAGTGCCGCTAAAATTTTCTGATAAAATTGTTCAAAGCCATCATGTGATTGAGAAACAGGAAATGATTTTTGGAGCACGCGTCCACGATCATCGGTAAAACAAGCGAAATGAGTTCGTTTCGCAATGTCCATTCCAACAACGAGTGTCTTTTCAGTGACTTGATTTATTTTTTCGTTTTGTTTAAAATTCATTATGGAGTCCTCCTTGGTTAACTAAGTTAGGGGTCATCTCGGCAGACGATTTGACACCCCGTATCATACCAAGAAGGCTCTTTTTTGTTCAAGTCCCCGAAAATACTTCTAACAGGAATGCTCCTTAAATCAATATTTAAGGAGGTTTTTACATTGATCCGTCACTTCAGAAGTGGGGGGAAGATTTGACGAATTAATGCGAAACTCTTAATTTAGACTTGATTTTTGTTGCGAGAACTTCAAGCATAATGGCGATAAATAATACGAAATAGGTGATTGTTCCTAACTCCCGTATATCGTAATAAAAGGCGCTTGCCATAAATAGTTCAAAGCCAATACCACCAGCTGCCGCAGCAGCCCCCATGGCAATTGCAACACCGAAATTTATTTCAAACCGCAAAAATGTCCATGAAATTAAGTAAGACATGGTTGATGGAATGACAGCTTGAAAGACAATTTGCCACCAGCTAGCACCACTTGCTTTTAATGCTTCAATAACGCCCTCGTCAAGCTCTTCAAATGATTCTGAATAAACTTTAACTAAGTAACTGACTGAGTGAAAGGTCATCCCAACGACTGCAGCCACACTTCCAAGACCTGCAGCAATGGCAAAAATCAACACCCATAAAACAGTTTGGACAGCCCGAACGATTGCAACAACACCGCGGATCGCATTTGATACGCCAGGTGTTGATAAATTTCGTGCGGCTAGTAACCCTAAAAATAACGCAATCATTGCCCCAAATAATGTCGTCAACACAGCAAGACTCAATGTCACTGTGGCGGCATAGACTCCCTCAGTGAAAGTGAAATTATTAAAATGCGCTTCTGTAAACATAATTTTAAAGTTTGCAATTGTACCGA
This window harbors:
- a CDS encoding ABC transporter substrate-binding protein; this translates as MLKQYKTQVLSSIFILLLALVVGCSAEEKTTIDSDQKDISTETEVVEEAPALSNLTIQAPMGISIAAPIYKVLEDNELHSLVDEVTFLPWKNPDELRSRIVSGQAQVSAVPTNVAANLYNKGMDVQLINTLVWGMLYMIGPDGEEVTFENLKGKTIHVPFRGDMPDLVFQYLLQKNNLDITKDVTIEYVATPQEVVQLLASGKAEYAILPEHTASLAVAKANKEGQNVKKTMNLQAEWAKVTGKEPRIPQAGIIVTGELVREYPEVIEELQNQIAQSVQFLNEQPAEGAELLAKYQEGLEAPFIEKLIPAINLQFVPAQDAREELEFFFTELSTVSLDIIGGKLPDEGFYYQK
- a CDS encoding ABC transporter permease yields the protein MIQICSILLLLCVWFGLSLHFPRILIASPMETLLALMGMVESGELQNQLVLSATRMMIGFMIGMSIAVIFGLLAGRFSFVYEAFRPIISLILGIPPIILVVLTMVWFGTGALVPIVVIAVLVFPTFFLNTAEGWRNIDQQLLEMATVYNSSPFHTLKNIILPGLTVPIFTAVSLAVGAAVRVGIMAELLGSDSGIGFSLALARINIDTAKVFAWTIVSILIIITIDHLIISPLKKIILKWDVKEG
- a CDS encoding transposase: MKPALIPHISYQNFVLDQLNTHYSGGILTLVQKDWTIISKLWITDLSFTTTWLHDSYSVKGPEPRDPASMLRSYLLCLLTSPTLSITEWVNQLHRVPLYTILSGFEPGDVPGVGTFYDFFRRLSGFEKANVKPFIKLKRKKKQKKKPKKGEKATPRNPGIIRKLVDRHLRHGSKQKQLPGDQLYAFFQSQFLEVSARLGLLGDPHSLGVVGDGTPVETASYPRSKPICDCSAQGLTNCTHPRRYSQPDIDSGWDSSRERYFNGYHLYMISTSDSRFDLPLYPRLHPASRHDSVSLVVSSIEFSQRYTLGTIDKILLDAAHDAEPIYELLDHHNVEPFIDLNVRTKKNFSTESDIQISPIGVPICPIGKEMKPNGFDISQNRQKWRCPLACGSKNTCSTPCSKAKYGRTFHTFKQDNLRLFTKTPRSSEKWKLIYKRRTSVERSNKREKVDYHLESGRHRSTKMWYVRLYSIMMCQHIDAWYSSQKETLNIQEIIFSKSA
- a CDS encoding cupin domain-containing protein, whose translation is MQELIKNIELSKSIDFNSLVSPKEGQIETVTLAQKKGVGVTLLAFGKGEGVGPHAAKGDALIYIHEGVATVKIGEEIMEATKGQMVVMPANIPHQVTAKEDMSFLLVVVKED
- a CDS encoding cupin encodes the protein MKYLKNVQPYLPLAATDVVSHTGKKIASKAFINSEHTEVRFFSFANGESIDKEYYEMETIFHILEGEVKISYNEVDEIILKAGEILALEAEINYGVEALTDAKYFNILVKG
- a CDS encoding IS110 family transposase yields the protein MNFKQNEKINQVTEKTLVVGMDIAKRTHFACFTDDRGRVLQKSFPVSQSHDGFEQFYQKILAALREHDKSEVIVGIEPTGHYWLNLAYFLEDLGISLVMTNPMHVKRSKELDDNLPTKHDRKDALVIARLVKDGRFSYPRILKDMEAELRAGSTFRSKLTEELGAVKNMMIRWLDRYFPEFTQVFPSFGKMALAVLECTPFPSDLHERQLEEVMTLYREVDGIKSPQKPKAMRLIEVAANSIGITEGRQMARYEITTLVQRYHQLEKKIDDITQQLVELVQTSVEYESLKTVPGLGDSTIVDLLAEIGSFSHYEDPRQLIKLAGLTLRENSSGQHKGQKRISKRGRRKLRALLFRVMMPMLRHNEAFRKLHEYYTNRSINPLRKKQSIVVLCGKLLKVLHGISTKHKAFDAQRMMRDIPSLVEAV
- a CDS encoding PhnE/PtxC family ABC transporter permease, with the translated sequence MVLEKFTKAEPNASVLIEQYLAKPIKVKQLTKSVLVIRATLLSLLLITIYGFYFYDYKGINVFEAIIGTIANFKIMFTEAHFNNFTFTEGVYAATVTLSLAVLTTLFGAMIALFLGLLAARNLSTPGVSNAIRGVVAIVRAVQTVLWVLIFAIAAGLGSVAAVVGMTFHSVSYLVKVYSESFEELDEGVIEALKASGASWWQIVFQAVIPSTMSYLISWTFLRFEINFGVAIAMGAAAAAGGIGFELFMASAFYYDIRELGTITYFVLFIAIMLEVLATKIKSKLRVSH